The following are encoded together in the Paludisphaera mucosa genome:
- a CDS encoding DeoR/GlpR family DNA-binding transcription regulator: MIVQETFQSGSPMLPETRRRRLRELISKQGYATLDELVRALNVSESTVRRDLEALDLSGAVRRTHGGAVYSGEARGMPAFDERTHTAMAEKRAIGEATADLIEDGDTVLLDGGTTTLEVARALLAREIHVQVVTNSLPIAQLVASSPQTDLILIGGYVYPRTGVALGPLAIAMMQGIRVRKSILGAGGIMADGVYNSNLLLVETERRMMACGQEVVIAADHSKFGRMALARLCGLDEVTRLVCDARTPENQRKMIEAAGVIVHTAGLEGRNGHAGPEGKAAAESTRNATDERTEA, translated from the coding sequence GTGATCGTGCAAGAAACCTTCCAGAGCGGGTCGCCCATGCTGCCAGAGACCCGTCGCCGCCGGCTCCGCGAGCTGATCTCGAAGCAGGGCTACGCGACGCTCGACGAGCTGGTGCGGGCGCTCAACGTCTCCGAGAGCACGGTGCGTCGCGACCTCGAGGCGCTCGACCTCTCCGGGGCGGTGCGGCGGACGCACGGCGGGGCGGTCTACTCAGGGGAGGCCCGAGGGATGCCGGCCTTCGACGAGCGGACGCACACGGCGATGGCCGAGAAGCGGGCGATCGGCGAGGCGACGGCGGACCTGATCGAGGACGGCGACACCGTCCTCCTGGACGGCGGCACGACGACCCTGGAGGTGGCCCGGGCGCTCCTGGCCCGGGAGATCCACGTCCAGGTGGTGACCAACAGCCTGCCGATCGCCCAGCTCGTGGCGTCGAGCCCCCAGACGGACCTGATCCTGATCGGGGGCTACGTCTACCCGAGGACCGGGGTCGCCCTGGGGCCCCTGGCGATCGCGATGATGCAGGGGATCCGGGTGCGGAAGTCGATCCTGGGGGCGGGCGGGATCATGGCCGACGGGGTGTACAACTCGAACCTGCTCCTGGTCGAGACCGAGCGGCGGATGATGGCCTGCGGCCAGGAGGTCGTGATCGCGGCCGACCACTCGAAGTTCGGCCGGATGGCGCTGGCGAGGCTCTGCGGGCTGGACGAGGTCACGCGGCTGGTCTGCGACGCCCGGACCCCCGAAAACCAGCGGAAGATGATCGAGGCGGCCGGGGTGATCGTGCACACGGCCGGGCTCGAGGGCCGCAACGGCCACGCCGGGCCCGAAGGCAAGGCGGCGGCGGAATCCACACGCAACGCGACCGACGAGAGGACCGAGGCATGA
- the pduL gene encoding phosphate propanoyltransferase → MSATATATTRDQIESLVRSIILKSMGAPAPANGAGAGAAGPPKVIVNISARHCHLTQDDVDVLFGKGHQLTPMKRLYQDTDFAAEETVAVVGPRQRMIPGVRILGPCRKFSQVELAFTDAISLGIDVPVRLSGDVEGTPGCLLIGPKGSLVMPKGVIRAERHVHMGPRDAEYYGVKHLDRMNMRVESPCPSTLEGLLVRTHPDWKLEVHIDTDEANACDLTHAADVILSKA, encoded by the coding sequence ATGAGCGCGACGGCGACCGCGACGACCCGCGACCAGATCGAGAGCCTGGTGCGGTCGATCATCCTCAAGAGCATGGGCGCCCCGGCCCCGGCCAACGGCGCCGGTGCCGGCGCGGCCGGGCCGCCGAAGGTGATCGTCAACATCTCGGCCCGGCACTGCCACCTGACGCAGGACGACGTCGACGTCCTCTTCGGCAAGGGCCACCAGCTCACGCCGATGAAGCGGCTGTACCAGGACACCGACTTCGCCGCCGAGGAGACCGTGGCGGTCGTCGGCCCCCGCCAGCGGATGATCCCGGGCGTGCGGATCCTGGGGCCCTGCCGCAAGTTCAGCCAGGTCGAGCTGGCGTTCACCGACGCCATCAGCCTGGGGATCGACGTGCCGGTTCGGCTCTCGGGCGACGTCGAGGGCACGCCCGGCTGCCTGCTGATCGGCCCCAAGGGGTCGCTGGTGATGCCCAAGGGGGTCATCCGGGCCGAGCGGCACGTGCACATGGGCCCGCGCGACGCCGAGTACTACGGCGTCAAGCACCTGGACCGGATGAACATGCGGGTCGAGAGCCCCTGCCCCAGCACCCTGGAGGGCCTGCTCGTGCGGACCCACCCGGACTGGAAGCTGGAGGTCCACATCGACACCGACGAGGCCAACGCGTGCGACCTGACGCACGCGGCCGACGTGATCCTGAGCAAGGCCTGA
- a CDS encoding BMC domain-containing protein: protein MIETKGFVALVEASDAMLKAANVELVGWDKVGSGLVTAFVAGDVAAVKAAVDAGAAAASRIGEVVSVQVIPRPHEDLAGILSFTKVTAPKAS from the coding sequence ATGATCGAAACCAAGGGGTTCGTCGCGCTCGTCGAAGCCAGCGACGCGATGTTGAAGGCGGCCAACGTGGAGCTGGTCGGCTGGGACAAGGTCGGCAGCGGCCTGGTGACGGCGTTCGTCGCCGGCGACGTGGCGGCGGTGAAGGCGGCGGTCGACGCCGGGGCCGCGGCGGCCAGCCGGATCGGCGAGGTCGTCAGCGTGCAGGTCATCCCCCGTCCCCACGAAGACCTCGCGGGCATCCTCTCGTTCACCAAGGTCACGGCCCCCAAGGCCTCCTGA
- a CDS encoding BMC domain-containing protein, with product MNGEALGLIETKGLVGVIEATDAMLKAANVTLAGKVSVGGSFITTLVRGDVGSVRAAVEAGAEAASRVGELVSAHVIPRPDAAVLRTFLG from the coding sequence ATGAACGGCGAGGCGCTGGGACTGATCGAGACCAAGGGGCTCGTGGGCGTCATCGAGGCGACCGACGCGATGCTCAAGGCGGCGAACGTCACCCTGGCCGGCAAGGTCTCGGTGGGCGGCTCGTTCATCACGACGCTGGTCCGGGGCGACGTCGGCAGCGTCCGCGCGGCCGTCGAGGCCGGGGCCGAGGCGGCCAGCCGCGTCGGCGAGCTGGTCAGCGCCCACGTCATCCCGCGGCCCGACGCGGCGGTCCTCCGCACGTTCCTGGGCTGA
- a CDS encoding BMC domain-containing protein: MNGNALGLIETMGLVCLINAIDAMLKAATVELASPIIKLDGGVVSVMVRGDVSSVRAAVEAGAEAASKAGELRAAHVIPRPGAAVLRAYLGASR, from the coding sequence ATGAACGGCAACGCGCTGGGCCTCATCGAGACGATGGGCCTGGTCTGCCTCATCAACGCGATCGACGCCATGCTCAAGGCGGCGACCGTGGAGCTGGCCAGCCCGATCATCAAGCTCGACGGCGGCGTCGTCAGCGTGATGGTCCGCGGCGACGTCAGCAGCGTCCGCGCCGCCGTCGAGGCGGGGGCCGAGGCGGCCTCCAAGGCCGGCGAGCTGCGTGCGGCGCACGTCATCCCGCGTCCGGGGGCCGCCGTCCTCCGCGCCTATCTGGGAGCCTCGCGTTGA
- a CDS encoding acetate/propionate family kinase yields the protein MKILVANLGSTSFKYRLFDLGDPAEPVLARGAIERIGSPSSKVVVKTAKGGSETSRPVADHGDAVQLCLDQLTDPETGVLADASEVSAIGFKAVHARNLTGVHLVDDAVLEAMEAFSDVAPAHNPPYVKAMRMLRDRFPGLPLVAAFETGFHRTIPEASQRYAIPEEWATALGVRRWGFHGASHRYISWRTAELLGRTDLKVISCHLGGSSSLAAIRDGASVGSSLGMSPQSGLPHNNRVGEFDVFALPVLLRETGKSLEEILQILACKSGLEGICGANDVRDVEAAAGEGDIRSQLALDVFVASIRHYLGAFLLELGGADAIVFTGGIGENSSRIRSMTCRDLGWFGIELDPALNAGGPAERRISAEGSRVQVWTVPTNEEIVVARQSQELLKSGRSAIA from the coding sequence TTGAAGATCCTCGTCGCCAACCTGGGCAGCACCAGCTTCAAGTACCGCCTGTTCGACCTGGGCGACCCGGCCGAGCCGGTCCTGGCCCGGGGGGCGATCGAGCGCATCGGCTCGCCCTCGTCCAAGGTCGTCGTCAAGACGGCCAAGGGCGGAAGCGAGACGAGCCGCCCGGTCGCCGACCACGGCGACGCGGTGCAGCTCTGCCTGGACCAGCTCACCGACCCCGAGACCGGCGTCCTGGCCGACGCCTCCGAGGTCTCGGCGATCGGCTTCAAGGCGGTCCACGCTCGCAACCTGACCGGCGTCCACCTGGTCGACGACGCCGTACTCGAGGCGATGGAGGCCTTCTCCGACGTCGCCCCCGCGCACAACCCGCCGTACGTGAAGGCCATGCGGATGCTCCGCGACCGGTTCCCGGGCCTCCCCCTGGTCGCCGCCTTCGAGACCGGCTTCCACCGCACCATCCCCGAGGCCTCGCAGCGCTACGCCATCCCCGAAGAGTGGGCCACCGCGCTGGGCGTGCGGCGCTGGGGGTTCCACGGGGCGAGCCACCGCTACATCTCGTGGCGGACGGCCGAACTGCTGGGGCGGACCGACCTCAAGGTGATCTCGTGCCACCTCGGCGGCAGCTCGTCGCTGGCGGCGATCCGCGACGGCGCCTCGGTCGGCTCCAGCCTGGGGATGAGCCCGCAGTCGGGCCTGCCGCACAACAACCGGGTCGGCGAGTTCGACGTCTTCGCCCTCCCCGTCCTGCTCCGCGAGACGGGCAAGAGCCTCGAGGAGATCCTCCAGATCCTGGCCTGCAAGTCGGGCCTGGAGGGGATCTGCGGGGCCAACGACGTCCGCGACGTCGAGGCCGCCGCCGGCGAGGGCGACATCCGCTCGCAGCTCGCGCTCGACGTCTTCGTCGCCTCGATCCGCCACTACCTGGGGGCCTTCCTCCTGGAGCTGGGCGGGGCCGACGCGATCGTCTTCACGGGCGGGATCGGCGAGAACTCGTCGCGGATCCGCTCGATGACCTGCCGCGACCTGGGCTGGTTCGGGATCGAGCTCGACCCCGCGCTCAACGCCGGGGGCCCCGCCGAGCGGCGGATCTCGGCCGAGGGCTCGCGGGTGCAGGTCTGGACCGTGCCGACCAACGAGGAGATCGTGGTCGCCCGGCAGTCGCAGGAACTCCTGAAGTCGGGCCGCTCGGCCATCGCCTGA
- a CDS encoding EutN/CcmL family microcompartment protein, whose product MFLARVTGSLVATQKVASMTGHKLLLVEPYRVDEKGGDRLVPTGRTFVVVDSLGAGVDEMVLVCQGSSARLTPETEKLPIDAVVIGLVDSVDVRGRVVFSNKPGS is encoded by the coding sequence ATGTTCCTGGCCCGCGTGACGGGAAGCCTGGTGGCGACCCAGAAGGTCGCCTCGATGACCGGCCACAAGCTCCTCCTCGTCGAGCCCTATCGGGTCGACGAGAAGGGGGGCGACCGCCTGGTCCCGACCGGCCGCACGTTCGTGGTCGTCGACTCCCTGGGCGCGGGGGTCGACGAGATGGTCCTCGTCTGCCAGGGGTCGAGCGCCCGCCTGACCCCCGAGACCGAGAAGCTCCCCATCGACGCCGTGGTGATCGGCCTGGTCGACTCGGTCGACGTCCGGGGCCGCGTCGTCTTCTCGAACAAGCCCGGCTCGTGA